The following proteins are encoded in a genomic region of Mycolicibacterium rutilum:
- the ligA gene encoding NAD-dependent DNA ligase LigA, with protein MSAKATPDPETTLAQQAEDGPDADLRRQWQELAEQVREHQFRYYVRDAPIITDAEFDTLLRELQALEDEHPELRSPDSPTQLVGGAGFATDFTPADHLERMLSLDNVFTPDELAAWAGRLKGEIGDDAKFLCELKIDGVALSLVYRDGRLERGATRGDGRTGEDVTLNARTIADVPQKLSENDEFPIPKVLEVRGEVFFRVADFEELNAGLVAEGKPPFANPRNSAAGSLRQKNPAVTARRKLRMICHGLGHTEGFKPKTLHDAYRALKAWGLPVSAHTAQVHGLDAVSERIAYWGEHRHDVEHEIDGVVVKVDDVALQRRLGSTSRAPRWAIAYKYPPEEAQTKLLDIRVNVGRTGRVTPFAWMEPVKVAGSTVSQATLHNASEVKRKGVLIGDTVVIRKAGDVIPEVLGPVVDLRDGSEREFEMPTHCPECGTQLAPAKEGDADIRCPNTRSCPAQLRERVFHVAGRGAFDIEGLGYEAGIALLQAGVISDEGDLFTLTEDDLLRTELFTTKNGDLSANGKRLLANLYKAKAQPLWRVLVALSIRHVGPTAARALATEYGSLDAIMAASEAELSVVEGVGPTIAAAVTEWFTVDWHRAIVDKWRAAGVRMADERDASIERTLEGLSIVVTGSLTGFSRDDAKEAIVARGGKAAGSVSKKTAYLVAGDSPGSKYDKAIELGVPVLDEDGFVELLQNGPQSG; from the coding sequence GTGAGCGCCAAGGCAACTCCGGATCCCGAGACGACGCTGGCTCAGCAGGCCGAAGACGGCCCCGACGCCGATCTGCGTCGGCAGTGGCAGGAACTCGCCGAACAGGTCCGCGAGCACCAGTTCCGGTACTACGTGCGAGACGCTCCGATCATCACCGACGCCGAGTTCGACACGCTGCTGCGCGAACTGCAGGCACTCGAGGACGAGCACCCGGAGCTGCGCAGCCCCGACTCGCCGACACAGCTGGTCGGCGGCGCCGGCTTCGCCACCGACTTCACCCCCGCCGACCACCTCGAGCGGATGCTGAGCCTGGACAACGTGTTCACTCCCGACGAGCTCGCCGCCTGGGCGGGCCGGCTCAAAGGAGAGATCGGCGACGACGCGAAGTTCCTCTGCGAGCTCAAGATCGACGGGGTGGCGCTCTCGCTGGTGTACCGCGACGGCCGGCTCGAACGCGGCGCCACCCGCGGCGACGGCCGCACCGGCGAGGACGTCACGCTCAATGCCCGCACCATCGCCGATGTGCCCCAAAAGCTCTCCGAGAACGACGAATTCCCGATACCGAAGGTTCTCGAGGTCCGCGGCGAGGTGTTCTTCCGGGTCGCCGACTTCGAAGAACTCAACGCCGGCCTCGTCGCCGAGGGCAAGCCCCCGTTCGCCAATCCGCGCAACAGCGCCGCCGGTTCGTTGCGGCAGAAGAACCCCGCGGTCACCGCGCGCCGCAAGCTCCGGATGATCTGCCACGGCCTCGGCCACACCGAGGGCTTCAAACCCAAGACGTTGCACGACGCCTACCGCGCGCTCAAGGCGTGGGGTTTGCCGGTCAGCGCGCACACCGCGCAGGTGCACGGGCTTGACGCGGTCAGCGAACGCATCGCCTACTGGGGTGAACACCGCCACGATGTCGAACACGAAATCGACGGTGTGGTCGTCAAAGTCGACGATGTCGCGCTGCAGCGGCGGCTCGGCTCGACGTCGCGGGCGCCGCGGTGGGCCATCGCCTACAAGTACCCGCCCGAGGAGGCGCAGACCAAGCTGCTCGACATCCGGGTCAACGTCGGGCGCACCGGGCGGGTCACCCCGTTCGCGTGGATGGAGCCGGTGAAGGTGGCCGGGTCGACCGTCAGCCAGGCCACGCTGCACAACGCCTCGGAGGTCAAACGCAAAGGCGTGCTCATCGGCGACACCGTCGTCATCCGCAAGGCCGGTGACGTCATCCCCGAGGTGCTGGGCCCGGTGGTGGACCTGCGCGACGGCTCCGAACGCGAATTCGAGATGCCGACGCACTGCCCGGAGTGCGGCACCCAACTCGCACCCGCCAAGGAGGGCGACGCCGACATCCGCTGCCCCAACACCCGCAGTTGCCCGGCGCAGTTGCGGGAGCGCGTGTTTCACGTCGCCGGCCGCGGGGCGTTCGACATCGAAGGGCTCGGCTACGAGGCGGGCATCGCGCTATTGCAGGCCGGCGTCATCTCCGACGAGGGCGACCTGTTCACCCTCACCGAAGACGATCTGCTGCGCACCGAGCTGTTCACCACGAAGAACGGCGACCTGTCGGCGAACGGGAAGCGGTTGTTGGCCAACCTGTACAAGGCCAAGGCGCAGCCGTTGTGGCGGGTGCTGGTCGCGTTGTCGATCCGCCATGTCGGTCCGACGGCCGCGCGTGCACTGGCCACCGAGTACGGCAGCCTGGACGCGATCATGGCGGCCTCCGAAGCCGAGCTCTCGGTCGTCGAGGGGGTGGGCCCGACGATCGCCGCCGCGGTGACCGAATGGTTCACCGTCGACTGGCACCGCGCCATCGTCGACAAGTGGCGCGCCGCCGGGGTGCGTATGGCCGACGAGCGCGACGCCAGCATCGAGCGCACCCTCGAAGGCCTCTCGATCGTCGTCACCGGCTCACTGACCGGCTTCTCGCGCGACGACGCGAAGGAGGCCATCGTCGCGCGCGGCGGCAAGGCCGCCGGGTCGGTGTCGAAGAAGACCGCCTACCTCGTCGCCGGAGACTCACCCGGGTCGAAGTACGACAAGGCGATCGAGCTCGGCGTGCCCGTTCTCGACGAGGACGGCTTCGTCGAGCTGTTGCAGAACGGCCCGCAGAGCGGCTGA
- a CDS encoding cadherin-like domain-containing protein: protein MNQLRVTGHAARTGGFHMGYANYIGRVGALAVALGVGAAVASQPGIAWAEDTTTESLSDATGAQQSTQPQEPQSPADPPAGDLASPAEQSPVSGTTTTIDNGSAPTVVVSSSGGALTSGDPEPEEVEPPTTDVPTAPTPTAPPPPAPVSQPDNGPVTPSGAAPTTSPEPAKGGSTAPLTPADPPGSSQRTAGGVDEDGTVSGTRTAAMNVDLPAAETFSMAAAEVADVAPVTTPPPSLVETLLSVPAALIAGAVNVVLNFIEPFVAPGGPFENAMLFGLLAWTRRQFNQTLVNRSPEIGQDISLTVDEDSAATVIGSLPATDEDGDTIVYSVHPDHGPSNGTVTIVGNQVSYTPDAGYAGADGFALTGTDAAAGFHVHAAGESHADTLTVTVTIRPDGENDAPVANADSGTVAEGGTVIVDVIDNDTDTDGTIDPATVVIGTTVNGTATANPDGTVSFTHNGTETTTASFTYTVKDNNGATSNSTTVTLAVTPVDDAPTAVNDSATPPRAPRSPSTC from the coding sequence GTGAACCAGTTGCGTGTCACCGGGCACGCAGCGCGCACGGGGGGCTTTCACATGGGGTATGCGAACTACATCGGTCGGGTCGGGGCTCTGGCCGTAGCGCTGGGCGTGGGTGCTGCGGTTGCATCCCAGCCGGGGATAGCGTGGGCCGAGGACACGACGACCGAGTCGCTCTCCGACGCGACCGGCGCGCAACAGTCGACCCAACCGCAGGAGCCGCAATCTCCCGCGGACCCGCCTGCCGGCGATCTCGCCTCCCCTGCTGAACAATCGCCGGTTTCCGGCACCACCACGACGATCGACAACGGCTCGGCGCCAACGGTCGTCGTCAGCAGTTCCGGCGGTGCGCTCACGTCGGGCGATCCGGAGCCAGAAGAGGTAGAACCCCCGACCACCGACGTCCCGACGGCACCGACCCCCACTGCCCCGCCGCCACCGGCTCCCGTCAGCCAGCCGGACAACGGCCCGGTCACACCGTCCGGCGCGGCACCGACCACCTCTCCGGAGCCCGCGAAGGGGGGCAGCACCGCACCGCTCACGCCGGCAGATCCGCCCGGCTCGAGTCAGCGCACGGCCGGCGGGGTCGACGAGGACGGCACTGTCAGCGGAACTCGAACGGCAGCGATGAATGTCGATCTGCCTGCAGCAGAGACGTTCTCGATGGCGGCCGCCGAGGTGGCCGACGTCGCGCCGGTGACCACGCCGCCGCCGTCGCTCGTCGAAACGCTGCTTTCCGTGCCGGCGGCGCTCATCGCGGGCGCGGTCAACGTCGTCCTCAATTTCATCGAGCCGTTCGTGGCACCGGGCGGGCCGTTCGAGAACGCGATGCTGTTCGGCCTGCTGGCGTGGACGCGGCGTCAGTTCAATCAGACCTTGGTCAACAGGAGCCCCGAGATCGGCCAAGACATCAGCCTGACCGTCGACGAGGACAGCGCGGCAACAGTGATCGGGTCGCTCCCGGCGACCGACGAGGATGGCGACACGATCGTCTACTCGGTTCACCCCGACCATGGCCCGAGCAACGGCACGGTGACCATCGTCGGCAACCAGGTCAGCTACACACCGGATGCGGGCTATGCCGGTGCAGACGGGTTCGCGCTCACCGGCACGGACGCCGCCGCCGGTTTCCACGTCCACGCCGCGGGCGAGTCGCACGCCGACACGCTGACGGTAACGGTCACGATCCGCCCCGACGGTGAGAACGACGCGCCGGTTGCCAACGCGGACAGTGGAACCGTCGCCGAGGGCGGCACCGTCATCGTCGACGTGATCGACAACGACACCGACACCGACGGCACCATCGACCCCGCCACCGTCGTCATCGGAACAACGGTCAACGGCACCGCGACCGCCAACCCCGACGGCACCGTCAGCTTCACCCACAACGGCACCGAAACCACCACCGCCAGCTTCACCTACACCGTCAAAGACAACAACGGCGCCACCAGCAACAGCACCACCGTCACCCTGGCCGTCACCCCCGTCGACGACGCCCCGACCGCAGTCAACGACTCCGCCACACCACCGCGGGCGCCCCGGTCACCGTCAACGTGCTGA
- a CDS encoding Ig-like domain-containing protein, with translation MLTNDTDVDGGPKTVTTITQPTAGGTAAITNAGNTIQFTPTPGYTGTTNFTYTLNGGSTATVTVTVNAGPPNTAPVANADNGTVAEGGTVIVDVIDNDTDTDGTIDPATVVIGTTVNGTATANPDGTVSFTHNGTETTTASFTYTVKDNNGATSNSTTVTLAVTPVDDAPTAVNDSATTTAGAPVTVNVLTNDTDVDGGPKTVTTITQPTAGGTAAITNAGNTIQFTPTPGYTGTTNFTYTLNGGSTATVTVTVNAAPPTNTPPTVDPTFGDPAPATGLVIGNLNAVDDLKDADELTYSVISGPTGLVVNDDGSFTYTPTTIERIRAALSDETETVSFTVSVSDGVNDPVSVTVTDVEVGGGMYVNTKTVNTPGGLPPFDMVFAGDRLFAANPGNAGILVYNTKTGLLENPIPTGGAPVGMYVSNNTLYVTVQGGDSATEFDLTTGAQGQAWPAGDTPGLAAEKDGVLYVVNQGTNTVTLIDVLAPPAAELNQIELPGRGAGLTLVGDQLYVTSFGGESSANGFLTIIDTTTGQAGDPIDVGVRPGAVVAANGKVYVVNTGDSSISVLEDGVVVDTIVTDIDAAAAPLYSVTAGPDGTTLVIGTLGLLGSPDATYPVLIIDTATDEVVHTVLDGPRLFWIEYAPDGTLYASGVDENSAAALFLFELLSPDITL, from the coding sequence GTGCTGACCAACGACACCGACGTCGACGGCGGACCCAAAACCGTCACCACCATCACCCAACCCACCGCCGGCGGCACCGCCGCGATCACCAACGCCGGCAACACCATCCAATTCACACCCACCCCCGGTTACACCGGCACCACCAACTTCACCTACACCCTCAACGGCGGCTCGACGGCCACCGTCACCGTCACCGTCAACGCCGGACCACCCAACACCGCGCCGGTTGCCAACGCGGACAACGGAACCGTCGCCGAGGGCGGCACCGTCATCGTCGACGTGATCGACAACGACACCGACACCGACGGCACCATCGACCCCGCCACCGTCGTCATCGGAACAACGGTCAACGGCACCGCGACCGCCAACCCCGACGGCACCGTCAGCTTCACCCACAACGGCACCGAAACCACCACCGCCAGCTTCACCTACACCGTCAAAGACAACAACGGCGCCACCAGCAACAGCACCACCGTCACCCTGGCCGTCACCCCCGTCGACGACGCCCCGACCGCAGTCAACGACTCCGCCACCACCACCGCGGGCGCCCCGGTCACCGTCAACGTGCTGACCAACGACACCGACGTCGACGGCGGACCCAAAACCGTCACCACCATCACCCAACCCACCGCCGGCGGCACCGCCGCGATCACCAACGCCGGCAACACCATCCAATTCACACCCACCCCCGGTTACACCGGCACCACCAACTTCACCTACACCCTCAACGGCGGCTCGACGGCCACCGTCACCGTCACCGTCAACGCCGCACCACCGACCAACACTCCGCCGACGGTGGATCCCACGTTCGGCGATCCCGCCCCGGCGACCGGTCTGGTCATCGGAAACCTGAACGCGGTAGACGATCTCAAAGATGCCGACGAGCTCACCTACTCCGTGATCAGCGGCCCCACCGGGCTCGTCGTCAACGACGACGGGAGCTTCACTTACACACCGACAACCATCGAGCGGATCCGGGCCGCGCTCTCCGACGAAACCGAAACCGTCAGCTTCACAGTGTCAGTGAGCGACGGCGTCAACGATCCGGTGTCGGTCACGGTGACCGACGTTGAGGTCGGCGGCGGCATGTACGTGAATACAAAGACCGTCAACACGCCTGGCGGTCTGCCGCCGTTCGACATGGTGTTCGCCGGTGATCGACTGTTCGCCGCGAACCCGGGTAACGCCGGCATCCTGGTCTACAACACCAAAACCGGACTGCTGGAAAATCCCATCCCCACCGGAGGCGCACCCGTCGGCATGTATGTCTCGAACAACACGTTGTACGTGACTGTGCAGGGCGGTGACTCCGCCACGGAGTTCGACCTCACGACCGGAGCGCAGGGACAGGCGTGGCCCGCCGGAGATACACCTGGCCTCGCCGCCGAAAAGGACGGCGTGCTCTACGTCGTCAACCAAGGCACGAACACCGTCACCTTGATCGACGTTCTCGCTCCGCCCGCTGCCGAGCTGAATCAGATCGAGCTTCCCGGCAGGGGTGCGGGGCTGACGCTGGTGGGCGATCAGCTCTATGTGACGAGCTTCGGAGGAGAGTCATCGGCGAACGGCTTCCTCACGATCATCGATACCACGACCGGACAGGCCGGCGACCCCATCGACGTGGGCGTTCGACCGGGCGCGGTGGTCGCGGCCAACGGCAAGGTGTACGTCGTGAACACGGGCGACTCGTCGATCAGCGTGCTCGAGGACGGAGTCGTCGTCGACACGATCGTTACCGACATCGACGCGGCCGCTGCTCCGCTCTACTCCGTGACGGCCGGCCCCGACGGGACCACGCTCGTGATCGGCACCCTCGGACTGTTGGGCTCGCCGGACGCCACCTACCCTGTGTTGATCATCGACACCGCCACCGACGAGGTCGTCCACACAGTCCTCGATGGTCCGCGCCTGTTCTGGATCGAATACGCGCCGGACGGAACGCTTTACGCCAGCGGGGTGGATGAGAACTCCGCGGCGGCATTGTTCCTCTTCGAGTTGCTGTCCCCGGACATCACCCTGTAG
- a CDS encoding DedA family protein, which yields MIDWLGLAEAMMSSPWLYCILLGVSLLDSVLPAIPSEPVIVMAGVSAAGGQAQLLAVVTATSVGAFLGDMIPYGLGYLLADGVRRRLPQGSRRRSTHDWLSSELDSRAGYVLITSRFIPVGRYLVTLTAGITRLRWAKFAAFTAISCAAWSTYTVLTGYAGGRLFQDNTFVAIGVGIGLAVFTSAAIEGTRYLQRRRRARVR from the coding sequence ATGATCGATTGGCTAGGCCTCGCCGAGGCCATGATGTCCTCGCCCTGGCTGTACTGCATTCTGCTCGGGGTCTCACTGCTCGACTCGGTGCTCCCCGCCATTCCGAGCGAGCCGGTCATCGTCATGGCGGGCGTGTCCGCGGCCGGCGGCCAGGCGCAACTTCTGGCCGTGGTCACCGCCACGTCGGTCGGTGCCTTCCTCGGCGACATGATTCCCTACGGGCTCGGTTATCTGCTGGCCGACGGCGTGAGAAGGCGGCTGCCACAAGGGAGCAGGCGGCGTAGCACCCATGACTGGTTGAGTAGCGAACTCGACAGCCGCGCCGGCTACGTGCTCATCACCTCGCGCTTCATCCCGGTCGGTCGCTATCTGGTCACGCTCACCGCAGGGATCACTCGGCTTCGTTGGGCGAAATTCGCTGCGTTCACCGCGATTTCGTGTGCGGCATGGAGCACGTACACCGTTCTCACCGGTTATGCCGGTGGCCGGTTGTTCCAGGACAACACGTTCGTCGCGATCGGCGTCGGCATCGGGCTGGCGGTGTTCACCAGTGCCGCGATCGAGGGGACACGGTACCTCCAGCGGCGGCGTCGGGCGCGGGTTCGTTGA
- a CDS encoding FAD-dependent monooxygenase, translating to MYFHDADGRLLTTPEFGVEDHRFLLVHRRMLSDLLADAVGRENIRVGAGFECYVEHPDHVDVRFADGSADTVDVLIGADGVYSTVREQLLPGVTAQEHPGHDVWRAVIPNPGLSMPEDRLILGTHGCRGGYVRTHDGFVYWLVNQFNTPALAGTLKHQALQRAAHLGADGENSILHQLITATPEEAILHNQIMIVPPLARWASARVALAGDAAHAMSPHITAGATLGVEDAALLGRLLTSPADVPAALDAYETDRMPRYAHVAELSAAVEHAATPAQFARNYAAFHHWMLNAPLVRLARQNAAP from the coding sequence ATGTACTTCCACGACGCAGACGGACGCCTGCTGACCACGCCGGAATTCGGTGTCGAGGACCACCGGTTCCTGTTGGTGCATCGGCGCATGCTGAGCGACCTGCTCGCCGACGCGGTCGGGCGTGAGAACATCCGCGTGGGAGCGGGGTTCGAGTGCTACGTCGAGCATCCCGACCACGTCGACGTCCGGTTCGCCGACGGCAGCGCGGACACGGTCGACGTGCTGATCGGTGCTGACGGGGTCTACTCGACGGTGCGCGAACAGTTGCTGCCCGGCGTTACGGCGCAGGAACACCCCGGCCATGACGTCTGGCGGGCAGTCATTCCCAACCCTGGCCTGTCGATGCCCGAAGACCGGCTGATTCTCGGGACCCACGGATGCCGCGGAGGCTACGTACGGACACACGACGGATTCGTCTACTGGTTGGTGAACCAGTTCAACACACCAGCATTGGCCGGCACCCTCAAACACCAGGCCCTGCAGCGAGCCGCACACCTCGGGGCCGATGGCGAAAACAGCATCCTGCACCAGTTGATCACTGCGACGCCCGAGGAAGCGATATTGCACAACCAGATCATGATCGTGCCACCACTGGCGCGCTGGGCGTCCGCACGCGTCGCGCTGGCCGGCGACGCGGCCCACGCCATGTCGCCACACATCACCGCCGGGGCGACGCTGGGGGTGGAGGATGCCGCGCTGCTCGGTCGACTGCTCACCTCACCCGCCGACGTGCCCGCCGCACTGGACGCCTACGAGACGGATCGCATGCCGCGGTACGCCCACGTCGCGGAACTGTCCGCCGCGGTCGAACATGCCGCCACCCCCGCACAATTCGCGCGGAACTACGCCGCATTCCACCATTGGATGCTCAACGCGCCACTTGTGCGCCTGGCGCGCCAGAACGCCGCGCCATGA
- a CDS encoding FAD-dependent oxidoreductase, with product MNTHPQPMMRAAVIGAGIVGLTTGLALQRAGVQVTVYERAPEIRSTGTTLGLWVNAMAVFDTLGVGEQIRANVSPARCTSTTQTDAC from the coding sequence ATGAACACTCACCCACAACCGATGATGCGCGCGGCGGTGATTGGCGCCGGAATCGTCGGGCTGACCACCGGATTGGCGCTGCAACGCGCCGGCGTCCAAGTCACGGTCTACGAACGCGCTCCCGAAATCCGTTCCACCGGGACAACTCTGGGGCTATGGGTCAACGCCATGGCGGTCTTCGACACCCTCGGCGTCGGAGAGCAGATACGAGCCAACGTAAGCCCGGCGAGATGTACTTCCACGACGCAGACGGACGCCTGCTGA
- a CDS encoding LysR family transcriptional regulator, with translation MDYDLNLIEALDALLAENSVTKAAARLHTSTPAMSRTLARLRRALDDPLFVRAGRDLVPTPRALELRPEVQAIAARARAVFQPSGAADPRTAVRMVNLQVADMLSATFIPSLIDDLRVQAPGISLRVRPEGLEDAHALRDGVVDLEIGIIRTVEPEIRSETLLTETLVGVIRPDHPLAAVKTVTPRRFAAAEHVVVSRRGRARGPIDEQLAELGLHRHVAAVLPNFASALHLTRSTDVVCVAPARLGRTMFDTLGLRTFPIPLTLPHIAIGMAWHPRNHHDRTHDLLRDRTRRLMHSAGKTPQR, from the coding sequence ATGGACTACGACCTGAACCTCATCGAGGCGCTGGACGCGCTGCTCGCGGAGAACAGCGTGACCAAGGCGGCCGCACGCCTGCACACCTCGACTCCGGCCATGAGCCGCACCCTCGCCCGTCTGCGTCGCGCCCTCGACGACCCCCTCTTCGTGCGCGCAGGCCGTGACCTCGTCCCCACCCCTCGCGCGCTGGAACTCCGCCCGGAGGTTCAGGCGATCGCGGCGAGAGCGCGCGCAGTGTTCCAGCCGTCGGGCGCCGCCGATCCCCGCACCGCCGTGCGCATGGTCAATCTGCAAGTCGCCGACATGTTGTCGGCGACATTCATTCCGTCGCTCATCGACGATCTGCGCGTACAGGCGCCCGGCATCTCACTGCGGGTGCGTCCGGAAGGACTCGAGGATGCTCACGCGCTGCGGGACGGAGTCGTCGATCTGGAAATCGGCATCATTCGAACGGTTGAACCTGAAATCCGTTCGGAGACTCTGCTCACCGAGACGCTGGTCGGCGTGATACGACCGGACCATCCGCTCGCCGCGGTGAAGACCGTTACGCCCCGCCGCTTCGCTGCCGCCGAACATGTCGTGGTGTCGCGGCGGGGACGTGCCCGCGGCCCCATCGACGAACAACTCGCGGAGCTGGGCTTGCACCGGCACGTGGCGGCCGTACTGCCCAACTTCGCCAGCGCGCTGCATCTGACCCGGTCGACCGATGTCGTCTGCGTCGCCCCCGCACGACTCGGGCGCACGATGTTCGACACCCTCGGTCTGCGGACGTTCCCCATCCCCTTGACCCTGCCGCACATCGCGATCGGTATGGCGTGGCATCCGCGGAATCACCACGACCGCACCCACGACTTGCTGCGCGACCGCACGCGTCGACTGATGCACTCCGCGGGGAAAACGCCGCAGCGTTGA
- a CDS encoding MmcQ/YjbR family DNA-binding protein, with protein MPHPIMFRDDDFGLAEVREIALGFPEAFEKVSWGRPVFCAPKMFVMYGGSVKPQGKGEYLQYPHSILVKVDESDRQALEQDDRFFFPAYMGPFGWLGLDLTARKKPDWDEVRELIDASFRLTAPKKLVRLLDQR; from the coding sequence ATGCCGCATCCGATCATGTTCCGCGACGACGACTTCGGGCTGGCCGAGGTGCGCGAGATCGCCCTCGGCTTCCCCGAGGCGTTCGAGAAAGTCTCCTGGGGCCGGCCGGTGTTCTGCGCACCGAAGATGTTCGTGATGTACGGCGGCAGCGTGAAACCTCAAGGCAAGGGCGAGTACCTCCAGTACCCGCACTCGATCCTGGTGAAGGTCGACGAGTCCGACCGCCAGGCCCTCGAGCAGGATGACCGGTTCTTCTTCCCCGCCTACATGGGCCCGTTCGGCTGGCTGGGTCTGGATCTGACGGCCCGTAAGAAACCCGACTGGGACGAGGTCCGCGAACTGATCGACGCGTCGTTCCGGTTGACCGCACCCAAGAAACTCGTCAGGTTGCTGGACCAACGTTGA
- a CDS encoding 4-coumarate--CoA ligase family protein codes for MSFASPFPEVEIPSTSVYDYLFGTISDGDLDRVALVDAKSGRETTYRELIGRVDAFAGALAGRGIGVGDVVGLLSPNSSGFAVAFHGILRSGATATTINALFTASDIAKQLTDSKATMLVTVTPLLAQAKEAAAAAGIADDDLVVLDGAGRDADGHPNAADLMGPGQPAPEVSFAPSSHLAVLPYSSGTTGNPKGVMLTHRNLVANVAQIRPLHGMTPDDVVLAVLPFFHIYGMTVLLNAALHARARLVIMPSFDLGDFLGNIQNHKCTIAFIAPPVAVALAKHPLIDDYDLSSLNVVMSGAAPLDADLGHAVAERLGCRVVQGYGMSELSPVSHITPFDGGRLNMKAEAPLSSVGWTVSNAASKIVDSETGDEINPPAEGLSETGELWFKGPNVMAGYLNNEKATKETIDDDGWLHTGDLAQVDADGCVYIVDRLKELIKYKGYQVPPAELEAVLLSHPNIADAAVIGVNDADGEEIPKAFVVKQSGAELTEDEVIEFVAGQVAPYKKVRQVAFIDAVPKSASGKILRKDLRG; via the coding sequence ATGAGCTTCGCGAGCCCCTTCCCTGAGGTCGAGATCCCGTCCACCAGCGTCTACGACTATCTGTTCGGCACGATCAGCGATGGTGACCTCGACCGGGTCGCGCTCGTCGACGCGAAATCCGGCCGCGAGACCACCTACCGCGAGCTCATCGGCCGTGTCGACGCGTTCGCGGGTGCGCTGGCCGGCCGCGGCATCGGGGTCGGCGACGTCGTCGGGCTGCTGTCGCCCAACAGCTCGGGTTTCGCCGTCGCCTTCCACGGCATCCTGCGCTCCGGCGCAACCGCCACCACCATCAACGCGCTGTTCACCGCCTCCGACATCGCCAAGCAGCTGACCGATTCGAAGGCCACCATGCTCGTGACGGTCACCCCGCTGCTGGCGCAGGCCAAGGAAGCCGCTGCGGCCGCCGGCATCGCCGACGACGACCTCGTGGTGCTCGACGGCGCCGGCCGTGATGCCGACGGCCACCCCAACGCGGCGGACCTGATGGGTCCCGGACAGCCGGCGCCGGAGGTGAGCTTCGCACCGTCGTCGCACCTGGCGGTGCTGCCCTACAGCTCCGGGACCACCGGCAACCCCAAGGGCGTCATGCTCACCCATCGCAACCTGGTCGCCAACGTCGCGCAGATCCGGCCGCTGCACGGGATGACCCCCGACGACGTCGTGCTGGCGGTGCTGCCGTTCTTCCATATCTACGGAATGACGGTGTTGCTCAACGCCGCACTGCACGCCCGCGCCCGGTTGGTGATCATGCCGAGTTTCGACCTCGGCGACTTCCTGGGCAACATCCAGAACCACAAGTGCACAATCGCGTTCATCGCCCCGCCGGTGGCCGTCGCGCTGGCCAAGCACCCCTTGATCGACGACTACGACCTGTCCTCGCTCAATGTCGTCATGTCGGGCGCGGCTCCCCTGGACGCCGACCTCGGTCACGCCGTCGCCGAGCGGCTGGGCTGCCGCGTCGTGCAGGGCTACGGCATGAGCGAGCTGAGCCCGGTCAGCCACATCACCCCGTTCGACGGCGGCCGGCTCAACATGAAGGCCGAGGCGCCGCTCAGTTCCGTCGGCTGGACGGTGTCCAACGCCGCGTCCAAGATCGTCGACTCGGAGACCGGTGACGAAATCAACCCGCCGGCAGAGGGTTTGAGCGAAACCGGCGAACTGTGGTTCAAGGGCCCCAACGTGATGGCGGGCTACCTCAACAACGAGAAAGCCACCAAAGAGACCATCGACGACGACGGGTGGCTGCACACCGGTGACCTCGCCCAGGTCGACGCCGACGGCTGCGTGTACATCGTCGACCGGCTCAAGGAGCTGATCAAATATAAGGGCTACCAGGTCCCGCCAGCCGAACTCGAGGCGGTGCTGCTGAGCCACCCGAACATCGCCGACGCCGCGGTGATCGGTGTCAACGACGCCGACGGTGAGGAGATCCCAAAGGCGTTCGTGGTCAAGCAGTCTGGCGCGGAGTTGACCGAGGACGAGGTGATCGAGTTCGTCGCCGGGCAGGTGGCGCCCTACAAGAAGGTGCGCCAGGTGGCGTTCATCGACGCGGTGCCGAAGTCGGCGTCGGGCAAGATCCTGCGCAAGGATCTGCGCGGCTGA
- a CDS encoding ArsR/SmtB family transcription factor produces MSAPAAEAPLSSFFNALGDPNRLRIVTRLCDGGPCSTTDLTEVVPVSRQAATKHLLLLESAGLVQSQRSGRERIWRMEPAPLADASEFLIRLSQRWDRAIDRLRAYVEDE; encoded by the coding sequence GTGAGCGCCCCGGCGGCAGAGGCTCCGCTGTCGTCGTTCTTCAACGCGCTCGGCGACCCCAACCGGCTGCGCATCGTCACCCGGTTGTGCGACGGCGGCCCGTGCTCGACCACCGACCTCACCGAGGTCGTGCCGGTGAGCCGGCAAGCGGCCACCAAACACCTGCTGCTGCTGGAGTCGGCGGGGCTGGTGCAGAGCCAACGCAGCGGCCGGGAGCGGATCTGGCGGATGGAGCCGGCTCCGCTGGCCGACGCCAGCGAGTTCCTGATCCGGCTGTCGCAGCGGTGGGACCGTGCCATCGACCGGTTGCGCGCCTACGTCGAGGACGAGTGA